From the Leptospira congkakensis genome, the window AGAGAGAACGTTTACAGCACTGATCACCAGAAGCACTACCATGATTCCGATAAAGATGGAAATGGCTTTGTAAGAGATAACAAAGTTAATGGTTTTGCGATCGGTGTGAGGAATGACCATAATTGTCAGACGTTCACGACCTTTTTTGTCTAGGTCTTCGTAACGTTGGGATAACTTAAGCTTCCATTCCTGGACTTTATACCGTAATCGGTAAAAAATTAGATGTAGTCTTTGTTTTGCTTCCACGTTCTCTTTAGGCCTTCGACTATTTAAACAAAACTTATCGTACCCACTATATCTTTCGATTGAATTTTCATTTTCATCCAGTGGAAATTACAAATCTTGCTATTTATGGGATATTCAACCATTGACACTCATTGCCACTTAGACATAATTCGGGAACAAGGCCAAGAGATTGAAGAAACTCTGGCGAAATCCCGAATGGCTGGTGTAGACCGCATGGTTCAGATTGGGATTGATTTGCCAAGTTCTGTTGAGGCTGTTCGTATTTCAGAAACTCATTCGAAAGATGATTTAGAAATTTTCTATTCCATTGGTTGTCACCCAACGGAAACTCATGAATTCCCTAATGCGGATCAAATTTTAGATTTAGCAAAATCCCGAATGGATGATCCAAAATTTTCTGCGATTGGTGAAATTGGTGTCGATCTCTATCATGATGCGAGTACTCGTTTGGCACAGAATGAAGTGTTACGTAAATTTTTAGAATTTTCTTCTGAATATAAATTACCTGTAGTGATCCATTCTCGTGATGCCTTCGAAGATACATACGCTGCATTGAAAGAATACAAATCAAAAGCTTTTGGTGTGATTCATTGTTTTACTTATGATTATGAAGCCGCAAAACAATTTGTGGATTTAGGTTACTATGTTTCTTTTTCTGGAATTGTAACTTTTAAGTCAGCAACGGATATCCAAGAAGCAGCACGAAAGATTCCACTAGAAACTATCTTGATAGAAACAGATGCTCCTTTTTTATCACCGATGCCACATAGAGGAAAACGTAATGATTCTTCGCATTTACCATTTGTTCTTGAGAAGATGTTTTCCTTACGAACAGAAACCAATGCAGAAGTAGCAGATCGCATTTATCAAAATTCATTAAAATTCACACAAAGAAAGGCTTATCACCATGCTTGATATCAACCGTATTGTTCAAAACCCTGAAGAGTTACTTTCCACCTTACAAAAACGAGGTGTAACATCTACTGACATTGAAGCTAAAATTAAATCTGTCTCCGAAAAACAACATAAGTTAAAATTGGAAGTCGAAGGCCTTCGTGCAGAAAGGAATCGAGTTTCGAAAGAAATTGGAATTCAGAAATCACAAGGCAAAGACATCACAGAAATTTCAGCTTCGATGAAAGGTGTTGGTGATCAGATCAAAGCAATTGAAGAAGAACTAACCAAACAAGAAGAATCTTTGCATGATCTCAATTTAGGACTTCCGAACTTACTCGATCCTTCTGTTCCGGAAGGAAAATCGGAAGCGGATAATGTGCTCGTCCGTCAATGGGGAGAAGTTCCTAAACTTTCTTTTGAAGCAAAAACTCATTTTGATATTGGGGAAACTTTAGGTATCTTCGACTTCGAACGCGGAGTGAAACTTTCTGGTGCTAGATTTTATACATATCGCGGACTTGGTGCCAAACTGGAAAGAGCACTTATGAATCTAATGCTCGATACTCATACTTCTGAAAATGGATATGAAGAGATGTGGGTTCCGGTTCTTGTGAATGATGAATCCATGACGGCCACGGGACAACTTCCAAAGTTTGCGGAAGATTTTTACCGATTGGAAAAAGACGGACTCAATTTGATTCCAACTGCGGAAGTTCCTCTCACCAATTATTACCGGGATGAAATCATTTCTGAAAAAGAATTACCTATTTCAGTTTGTGCGCATACTTCGTGTTTTCGCAGAGAAGCTGGATCTTACGGGCGTGATACACGCGGTCTTGTGCGAGTACACCAATTTCAAAAAGTGGAACTTGTGAAGTTCGTCGAACCGGAAACTTCCCAAAACGAACACGAAAAGATGCTTCAAGATGCCGAATCCATTTTGCAGAAGTTGAAACTCCCTTATCGAGTGATGTTACTTTGTAGTAAAGATATGTCCAGTGCTTCCTCCAAAACCTACGATATCGAAGTTTGGATGCCGGGACTTGGACGTTTTATGGAAATTTCCTCTGTTTCTAACTTCAAAGACTATCAAGCAAGACGCGGAAAAATTCGATACAAGTCAAAGGAAGGAAAAAACCTGCTCGTCCATACTCTGAACGGTTCCGGTCTTGCGATCGGTCGAACACTCGCAGCAGTGATTGAAAATTACCAATCGGAAGATGGAACCTTCCAAATTCCGGATGTATTGAAACCTTACATCCGTTAGCAATTTAGGGCAGATGACCGAGGTGTCAAATGCCCTATTCGTTTTTTCCAAAACTTAATTCCAATCGCAAACCAAATCTCCGATCGTCAGATGCACTTATTTTTAAAACGCCAATCGTTGAAGGGCGGTGTTATACGCAATACGGATATCCTGCCCATTCGGGGGATTATGCGTTCTGCAGAAAAGAAACAATAAATGACAGTTATGCGAATCTCGGTTATTCCCATTCTCATATGGATAATATAGATGGTCTAGCTTGGGGAAATAGGCGCAGTGCGTATATTTCCGAGAGTATCACCCAGTGGAAAAAAAAGACCATTCAATATATGCTGAATTTAAAATTTTCCTTTGTTTCATTATATCTATTCTTATCCTTTTTTGTTTTATTCTCTCATCCTGTTTATAGCCAAAGGCAAGGTAGTGAACCATCTTTGGTTGTGGCTCCCATCCAAGGTCCCATCAATACAGAATTTCAAGAATTTGGTCCGACGATGACACCCGATGCCAAAACTTTATATTTTTATTCGAAACGCTCCAGTAAAGGTTATACGGAAATTTTTAAATCAGAACGAAAAAAAGATGGGACTTGGGATTTTCCAGAAGAAGTAGATGTTTTGAATTCTCCTTTTGATGACCAAAGCCCATTTATCTCTCGCGATGGAAAAACTCTATTGTTATCCTCAAATCGAGATGGGTCCGTAGAAGTAATGTTACCTGATGGGAAAGTAGGAATTTCTAGAGACTTGTATGTTTCCAATTGGAATGGAAAAGAATGGGGTAACCCAGTTGCCTTACCAAGTCCCATCAATACAGAGGATATAGAAGAAAATCCGCATCTTTTAGGAGATACTTTACTTTTTACAAGATATCCTTTTGGTAAACCAAATCTTGCTAAAGTGTATTATAGCCAATACAAAGATGATAAATGGTCTACACCAAAACTTTTACCCTCACCAATTAATGATAATTATGCGACTATTGCTGCAGCCTTTAATGATGATGGTAGTATTTTATTTTTTTCCTCGAATCGCCCCGGTGGTTACGGTGGATTTGATTTATACATGGCAAAAATAGATGGAGATTCCTTTAAGGATATTGAGAATTTTGGTGCTCCTATCAACTCGAGTGAAGACGAAGCTTATATCGTTTTCCAGCAGGTGAAAAAAACATTTTTGTTTTGTAGAAGAGTGGATGGACGGTCGTTTGATCTCTTCACGGCCTCTGTCCCAAAACAGGAAAACATTGTACAAAAGAAACTAGAGGAAACCAAAAAAATCTCTTTGGATTCCGTATATTTTGAAAGGGCTTCGTCTGTTTTGAAACCAGAATCATCAGTTCCTTTGGACGCCATCGTTGATTATCTACATGAAAATTCTGACAAAAGGATGAAAATCATAGGCCATACAGATTTAACAGGAACGTTTGAGGACAACATGGTTTTGTCGAAGGAACGAGCAGACTCCGTTAAACAGTATTTAGTCTCTAAAGGTGTGGATCCAAAGCGACTTGTGACAGATGGAAAGGGACCAACACAACCCGTTGTCCAAGGAACAGATGAATCCTCGTCCAAAAAAAATCGGCGAACTGAATTTGTATTAACCGATCCTTAATTTTTCCTTGCCGTTTCTATTTCCAAAGAAAAGGTAATGGGGATGTTACCTCTTCTATGGATTCGGAATTTTGGATTTGTTTCCGTTTTTACAGTTTTTTTCTCCTTATCTATTTCTGCAGAGCCGAGCCAGATTTTAGAAAAAATAAAAAAAACTAAAACTCTCACTGTCTCGGTAAATGAATTTTACGATCCATTTTACATTGAAAATCCGAATCCCAATTTTCCTGGATTAGATGTAGAACTTGCCCAAGAGTATGCAAAATTCCTGGATGTAGATTTAAAAATTATTCCTCTTCGAACCTTTGACCAACACGCAAGAATGTTAGAAAAGGGTGATACTCAAATAGCGATGGCAGGACTTTCGTCGTCTATCAATCGCTTTAAAGATGTTTATTTTTCTGATCCTTATTTGATTTCGACACCGGCAGCACTAGTCAACAGGACAGCACTTCCTCCAGAACCAGAAGGACAAATTGTGACTGTTCAGTTGTTTCGAAATTTGAATGACCTAACAAACATTACGGGAATTTCTTATTCGGTATTAGCAAATAGTTCTAATCACCAGTTCCTTAGAGATGCTTTTCCAAAGGCTCAGATTTTTTCTTATTTCACTAATGAAGCGGCTTTAAACGAACTAAAGAAAAATAATGTAAATGCATTCGTTGCAGATTCGTTTTATATTCAAGCACTTCTACAAAAAGATTCTTCTCTTCGAGCTAACTATTTACCAATTTTGGGCATTGTGCAAGAAGATCATATCAGTATGGCTACAGCAAAACGAGATGTAGAATTTCTTTATAATTTAAATTTCTTTATCAAAGAACTGAAACGTACAGGGAAAATCCAAGGTTTGATTAACAAATATTTTAAATCCAATCAGTGGGTAAAAAAAGAATAACCCCAATGTCATTGCGAAATTTATTTTTCATTAGTTTAATTTTTCTTTTGGTTCCTTGGGGTATTCTGTTTGCCCAAGAAGAAGAATCACAAAGAACCTTTATGAATTTTAATGGGTCCTTTAGGGTTCGTGCAACTAACGTAGGCCGCGATGTTTTATTAGAAAGGAAAACTCCCATAACACCCATTCACAATTTAGAAAAGGAAAATACAGAACGTCAACAGGCCGAACAACAGACGATACAATCGGATTTAGAAAGAAGACAACAAGGTTTACCTAGTCAAATCACTCGTAGGAAAGAAGACGTGAGTTATTACGATTCACGATTTCTATACAATATGAGTTTTTCCGCAAACAAATATGTGGAAGGGGTTTGGGGGATGCAAGTTGGTGATATTCCTTTTGGTGGAAAGGGACTTCGAGCAACTGGTCCAGATGGATTTGATCCCGGATTGGTGGGCCCAGGTTCTGGTGGAGAAAGAGGTCGAACGGCCGCAGTCAATGTCCAAACAAACTTTTTATATTTAAACTTTCGAATCCCTGAATCGGGACTTTTTATCAAAGTAGGCCAACAACTTTTTAGTTCGGCCCAAGGTCGTGTTTTGTTCTCTACAGGAACAGGTGTTAGTATTCTTAAAAACTTTCAGTTTTTACGTTTGTCCTTGGAAGGTGGGATTTTACGAGCCCGCGACCAAAGTTTTATGGACGTTGATAAAAACGGGTTCGCTGATAAAAATTATCAAAGTTCCAATATCTATTACAATCGATTAAAGTTTGAATATTTCCGTAATATTCGAAATGAAGTGTATGCTTATTTTTTAGATGATAATGATAAATCAGACAATGAAACAGCAAGACTTGCTTGGTATGGACTTCATAATGAATTTAACTTTCAAAAATTTTCTTTTATTGTGCACGGAATTTTGAATACCGGAACTGTTAAAAAACTTCGCGCAGTTACCGATACCAATGATGTTACAATTTATAATACAACTCAAAGACATTCAATCAAGGGAGGTATGTATGATTTTCAATTTACCTACCGTTGGAGTGAATCGCTTAACTTCAATTTGATTGCACTTGGAACTACAGGAAGGCCTGGATACGACGAAAAAGGACATGAGGCCAATTTAAAAGGCAACGGATACAGAACCTTAGCCCTTGGTTTTTCCATTTCCAACATTGCTACAGACTTCACGGGTGGTTATGCTTTATTCAATGGTTCTAGTTTTTCTGGTTTGAACGAATATGGTTTCTATTCCAACATCATTGCATTTGGTCCATACCAATTTACTTTAGGTTACTATCAATTGTGGGCGACCAAGTCACCAGAGATTCGAATCAACCGCGAATTTAGTGAACTCAATGGATACAAAACATCTACTTATATGGGGATGGAGTATAATTTTAACATTCGCTATAACGTCACATCAGATTTTCAAATCATCTTTCGATCTGGTTATTTTGTCGCGGGTGATGCACTTTTTGTATTGTTAGATTCGAAATACGGGCGAGTTCTTCGAGAAGCATTCATTGTATTTGAACATCGATTTTAAGACATTGAAATCGGCGATTTTTCCCCTCTGCCTGATGCTCAAGACTACTACGAAATTACAATGGAATGGTTAAATACGGCCAAAGTAAAAATTAAAGATTAGCATAAAATTAAGACAAGATTCGCATAATATCGATTAAAGTGTTAGTCTAGACTTAATCGCTTTGCCCAAAGTGTATTGGTCGGAATATTCTAAAGTTCCACCAATGGTGATTCCATGTGCAATTCTTGTGATTTTGATTTCCATTGGTTTGATCACAGTGGAAAGGTAGGATGCGGTAGCGTCCCCTTCTAATGTTGGGTTCGTTGCAATCAGAACTTCTTTGATTTCTCCGTCTTCCAAACGTTCCATTAGTTGGCGGATTCGTAGTTGATCCGGACCAATTCCATCTAACGGAGAAATGGCACCGTTGAGTACATGATATTTTCCTACATATTCTTTTGTGTTTTCGATAAAGAAAATATCCTCTGGTTGTTCAACAACACATAGAATTCCTTTCTCTCTTCTGTCGGATAAACAGATAGAACAAACGGCATCTTCTGTTAGACCGCCACACTCGTCGCAAAATCGAAGTTTGGCTTTGGCTTCTTCAATATTGGACAACCATGTTTGAAATGTGGAAGGATCCATTCGTAAAATATGAAACCCAATTCTTGTAGCACTTTTTTTTCCGATTCCAGGAAGGCTTGAAAAAGATTGGATTAGTTTTTGAAATTGCGGATCAGACAGGTGGGAACCCTCCATCCTTTTGCATTTGGTTGAAAACACCTTCAAAGTCGCTAGGGTTGAATCCTAGAACGTTTTTCATTTCATGAGCCATTGTTTCTTTGGCTTTCCTTTGCACCTCGTTTGTTGCAGAAAGGATCAAATCTTCTAACATCTTTTTATCATCTGCATTGAACATAATAGGATTTATGTTGAGATTAGTTAGAATTCCGTCAGCAGTTGCTGTTACCTCTACCATTCCTGCTCCTGCCGAAGCAGTGACTCGAATTCCAGAGAGGCGTTTGGAAAGTTCTTCCTGTTTTTCTTTGATGTTACCGAGTTGCGAGAATGCTTCTCGCATTTGTTTCATTTGATCAAAAATTCCCATGGTACCTTTTGGACTTATAAATTCTTAAATTGGTTGGGGTCAACTTCCATTCCCGAGAATTTTTCTTTCAAAAGTTTTTCCATATCTTCTGGGCTGGATTGTGTTGTCGCGGCTGGTTTCGGAGGATTTGGTTTTGGTTCAGACGTTTGTTTTATTTCTACATCCAAATTTGGTTTCGGCTGCGAAGGTTGTTTAATTTCCGGTTCTCGATTTTCTACTGGTTTTTCCGGAATGGTTTTTGTTGGTTCTGGTTGTGTGTTCGTTACAGTATCTTGTTTTTGTGTAGCAGTAGTAGTTGCGGTAGCCGCTTTTTTGGGAGTCTCTAAATTGTCAGGGATATGAGAGATATCACCTTGGACGAGTTTGGTGAGTTCCGAAATTTTTGCGAGTAGTCCTGATATACTTGGTTTTTCTCGATCTAAGATCAACTTACGAAACTGAATTTCTAAATAAACTTTCATTTCGTAAGAACTGCGAAGTTTCATCAAATTCAATTTTTCATGTACGGAAAAAATACGTTCTGCAAGTAAAACTAAAACTTCACGATCAAGTTCCCTGTAGTTTTGTTTTAATTTTTGTAAATCCTCTTGAGGGATGTTAATTGATTCTCTATCTGCTAAATTGTCTTTGATGAGAAGGAGAGAATTCAAAAATTCGATAAAATCCCAAACAAACTTACCAAGATCAATTCCTGCTTGGAAAAGATTTTCGAGAGTTTCAAAAATCTGTGCACTTTGCGAAGAATCTAGAATTTGATTTAAAAAATCGGTAAAGGTATCAATTCCATGATACCCAATCATTTTTCTAAGCTTGACGCCTGTTAGGTTTCCATCTGTAAAAATAACAGCTTGTTCCATAAAGGAAAGTGTGTCGCGAACGGAACCATCACCTTTTTTTGCAATCCAGAACAATCCTTCTGAATCGTATTTCAAATTCTCTTTTTCACAAAGAGTTTCGATGTAATTTTGTAAAACAGTAACAGGCACTTTTCTAAAATGAAAGTCTTGGCAACGAGATAGAATTGTTTCTGGAATTTTATGATATTCGGTAGTAGCTAAAATAAAAACAACATGGGCTGGCGGTTCTTCTAAGGTTTTGAGGAGAGCATTAAAAGCAGCTCCACTCAGCATATGCACCTCATCCAAAATATAAACTCGATACTTTCCACCCATTGCATTGAATTTTACGTTTTCACGTAACTCGCGGATATTATCCACACCACTGTTGGAAGCAGCATCGATTTCAAATACGTCATTCGAATTTCCTTTTGTGATTTCTAAACAAGAAGTACATTCGTTACAAGGTTCTACTCCATCTGGTCTCTCGCAGTTCAGACGTTTTGCCAAAATTCTTGCAATGGTGGTTTTACCAACACCTCGAGGGCCTATGAAAATATAAGCATGGCCAATCTTTTTTGATTTAAATGCATTTTGTAAGGAACCAACAGCAAGGTCTTGGTAAATGACGTCGCGAAAGAATTGGGGTCTGTATTTTCGAAAGAGTACTTGGTGGTTTTCGCTCATGTAAGTTCGTTTCTCGGGGGGCTATGAAATGAAAAATTTGTGAATCACTTTGATCTTGGAAGTTCGTATGGTGGAGGCAATGAAATATTTATCAAGGTGATGGATATTTTTTTCTGAAACTGGGAAACAGAATGTAAAGTCCAGTGTTAGGATTTGGAGAGATTTCCAATGAGTTCAATTCAGAGTGGAGATTGAACTAAGGATTGGAAAGGAAGTTGGTGTATAACCTGGCGGAGAGACCGGGATTCGAACCCGGGGTGCTTTTGGCACACATGCTTTCCAAGCATGCACAATAGACCACTCTGACATCTCTCCAATGGTTTCTACTGGCTTCCATAAAAAGAAACGGTCGTTAGAATTCTACCTTTTCTCTTTGAAAAAACTCAGAAATTCAAATTTTATGTGGGATCTTGGAATGAGTGTACACTTGGGAAAGTGATTTAGTAAATAAATGGATTCTGTTGTGTAGGAAGAAATTCCTTCTCCGGGCTTTGCTTGCACAAAGTAGACTACTTCTGGAACTTTCACTCGTAAAATAGCACCCGCACAAAGTAAACATGGTTCAAGTGCTGTAATCAAAATATGATCTGTGAGATAACGATCTTCCGTTTGAGAAAGAGCGTTTTCTATCGCGAGGATTTCACTGTGTTTTGTTGGATTTAATGTTTGTTCGACGGAATTAAAAGCCGAGGATACTAGTTTGCCATCTCTAGTAATGATTTCTGAATAAGAGGGAATTTCGTCAGGATGGTTGGAAACCGCTTCCGAGTATCGTTTTAGAAACGAGTCGAATGCTTCCACGTGCGCCCAAGAGGATTTGAACCTCTAACCTTCTGATCCGTAGTCAGATACTCTATCCAGTTGAGCTATGGGCGCAATGAATGCTTGAAGCACTTTTACCCAGTCCAAAAGAACGGGTATCTCTATGGTTTTTTTCAAGCGGATGGAGTAAATCAAAAATCCTGCAATTCCTAGATAAAGTAGTACAGAAAGTAAGTGGATGGTTGCTGCCAAATAAAGACCAACAAAGGGTAGAGCGGAGACAACTTGTGCGAACAAAAGAACTAGTAAGAACAAACAAGTATTAACTGCAGAATACAAACAAACTGTCACAATATCAGGAATTTTTCGTTTCCAAGTGAATACAGGGACCCAAGAAAAATACAGCGGCAATACAGCGAAGATTTTCGCTGCTTCTTCTGTGATGAGATAAGCCTGGAGTTTTTGTAATTTGTCTTTGATCTGAGTGGTATTCATGACGGTTACAACGGAGACGCAGGGATTCGAACCCTGGGTACGATTGCTCGTACGACGGTTTAGCAAACCGCTCCTTTCGGCCACTCAGGCACGTCTCCAGCGACTCGGAGAAGGTAGGATTCGAACCCACGGTGGGATTACCACGACGGTTTTCAAGACCGCTGCTTTAGACCACTCAGCCACTTCTCCAAGAGTACCTATCCG encodes:
- a CDS encoding substrate-binding periplasmic protein is translated as MLPLLWIRNFGFVSVFTVFFSLSISAEPSQILEKIKKTKTLTVSVNEFYDPFYIENPNPNFPGLDVELAQEYAKFLDVDLKIIPLRTFDQHARMLEKGDTQIAMAGLSSSINRFKDVYFSDPYLISTPAALVNRTALPPEPEGQIVTVQLFRNLNDLTNITGISYSVLANSSNHQFLRDAFPKAQIFSYFTNEAALNELKKNNVNAFVADSFYIQALLQKDSSLRANYLPILGIVQEDHISMATAKRDVEFLYNLNFFIKELKRTGKIQGLINKYFKSNQWVKKE
- a CDS encoding OmpA family protein; protein product: MPYSFFPKLNSNRKPNLRSSDALIFKTPIVEGRCYTQYGYPAHSGDYAFCRKETINDSYANLGYSHSHMDNIDGLAWGNRRSAYISESITQWKKKTIQYMLNLKFSFVSLYLFLSFFVLFSHPVYSQRQGSEPSLVVAPIQGPINTEFQEFGPTMTPDAKTLYFYSKRSSKGYTEIFKSERKKDGTWDFPEEVDVLNSPFDDQSPFISRDGKTLLLSSNRDGSVEVMLPDGKVGISRDLYVSNWNGKEWGNPVALPSPINTEDIEENPHLLGDTLLFTRYPFGKPNLAKVYYSQYKDDKWSTPKLLPSPINDNYATIAAAFNDDGSILFFSSNRPGGYGGFDLYMAKIDGDSFKDIENFGAPINSSEDEAYIVFQQVKKTFLFCRRVDGRSFDLFTASVPKQENIVQKKLEETKKISLDSVYFERASSVLKPESSVPLDAIVDYLHENSDKRMKIIGHTDLTGTFEDNMVLSKERADSVKQYLVSKGVDPKRLVTDGKGPTQPVVQGTDESSSKKNRRTEFVLTDP
- the dnaX gene encoding DNA polymerase III subunit gamma/tau; the protein is MSENHQVLFRKYRPQFFRDVIYQDLAVGSLQNAFKSKKIGHAYIFIGPRGVGKTTIARILAKRLNCERPDGVEPCNECTSCLEITKGNSNDVFEIDAASNSGVDNIRELRENVKFNAMGGKYRVYILDEVHMLSGAAFNALLKTLEEPPAHVVFILATTEYHKIPETILSRCQDFHFRKVPVTVLQNYIETLCEKENLKYDSEGLFWIAKKGDGSVRDTLSFMEQAVIFTDGNLTGVKLRKMIGYHGIDTFTDFLNQILDSSQSAQIFETLENLFQAGIDLGKFVWDFIEFLNSLLLIKDNLADRESINIPQEDLQKLKQNYRELDREVLVLLAERIFSVHEKLNLMKLRSSYEMKVYLEIQFRKLILDREKPSISGLLAKISELTKLVQGDISHIPDNLETPKKAATATTTATQKQDTVTNTQPEPTKTIPEKPVENREPEIKQPSQPKPNLDVEIKQTSEPKPNPPKPAATTQSSPEDMEKLLKEKFSGMEVDPNQFKNL
- a CDS encoding YbaB/EbfC family nucleoid-associated protein translates to MFDQMKQMREAFSQLGNIKEKQEELSKRLSGIRVTASAGAGMVEVTATADGILTNLNINPIMFNADDKKMLEDLILSATNEVQRKAKETMAHEMKNVLGFNPSDFEGVFNQMQKDGGFPPV
- the recR gene encoding recombination mediator RecR, translated to MEGSHLSDPQFQKLIQSFSSLPGIGKKSATRIGFHILRMDPSTFQTWLSNIEEAKAKLRFCDECGGLTEDAVCSICLSDRREKGILCVVEQPEDIFFIENTKEYVGKYHVLNGAISPLDGIGPDQLRIRQLMERLEDGEIKEVLIATNPTLEGDATASYLSTVIKPMEIKITRIAHGITIGGTLEYSDQYTLGKAIKSRLTL
- the serS gene encoding serine--tRNA ligase, which encodes MLDINRIVQNPEELLSTLQKRGVTSTDIEAKIKSVSEKQHKLKLEVEGLRAERNRVSKEIGIQKSQGKDITEISASMKGVGDQIKAIEEELTKQEESLHDLNLGLPNLLDPSVPEGKSEADNVLVRQWGEVPKLSFEAKTHFDIGETLGIFDFERGVKLSGARFYTYRGLGAKLERALMNLMLDTHTSENGYEEMWVPVLVNDESMTATGQLPKFAEDFYRLEKDGLNLIPTAEVPLTNYYRDEIISEKELPISVCAHTSCFRREAGSYGRDTRGLVRVHQFQKVELVKFVEPETSQNEHEKMLQDAESILQKLKLPYRVMLLCSKDMSSASSKTYDIEVWMPGLGRFMEISSVSNFKDYQARRGKIRYKSKEGKNLLVHTLNGSGLAIGRTLAAVIENYQSEDGTFQIPDVLKPYIR
- a CDS encoding nucleoside deaminase — translated: MEAFDSFLKRYSEAVSNHPDEIPSYSEIITRDGKLVSSAFNSVEQTLNPTKHSEILAIENALSQTEDRYLTDHILITALEPCLLCAGAILRVKVPEVVYFVQAKPGEGISSYTTESIYLLNHFPKCTLIPRSHIKFEFLSFFKEKR
- a CDS encoding TatD family hydrolase, whose protein sequence is MGYSTIDTHCHLDIIREQGQEIEETLAKSRMAGVDRMVQIGIDLPSSVEAVRISETHSKDDLEIFYSIGCHPTETHEFPNADQILDLAKSRMDDPKFSAIGEIGVDLYHDASTRLAQNEVLRKFLEFSSEYKLPVVIHSRDAFEDTYAALKEYKSKAFGVIHCFTYDYEAAKQFVDLGYYVSFSGIVTFKSATDIQEAARKIPLETILIETDAPFLSPMPHRGKRNDSSHLPFVLEKMFSLRTETNAEVADRIYQNSLKFTQRKAYHHA